In a genomic window of Streptomyces sp. NBC_01231:
- the femX gene encoding peptidoglycan bridge formation glycyltransferase FemX, with protein sequence MSLTLRTISREQHLAYIQSLPSASHMQVPAWADVKAEWRSESLGWFDGRTGDMVGAGLVLYRQLPKIKRYLAYLPEGPVINWFAPNLTEWLEPMLAHLKQQGAFSVKMGPPVIIRRWEAGSIKQGIQSPDVKRLRDIEADFIEPRAFEVADKLRRMGWQQGEDGGAGFGDVQPRYVYQVPLANRSLEEVHKNFNQLWRRNIKKAEKSGVEVVQGGYQDLEEWQRLYEITAVRDHFRPRPLSYFQRMWTALNTEDPNRMRLYFARHNGVNLSAATMLVVGGHVWYSYGASDNIGREVRPSNAMQWRMLRDAYALGATVYDLRGISDSLDETDHLFGLIQFKVGTGGQAAEYLGEWDFPLNKLLHKALDIYMSRR encoded by the coding sequence ATGAGCCTGACCCTGAGGACGATCAGTCGCGAGCAGCATCTGGCATACATCCAGAGCCTGCCCTCGGCGAGCCACATGCAGGTTCCGGCCTGGGCAGATGTCAAGGCGGAGTGGCGCTCGGAGAGCCTCGGCTGGTTCGACGGCCGCACCGGCGACATGGTCGGCGCGGGGCTCGTCCTCTATCGGCAACTGCCCAAGATCAAGCGCTATCTCGCCTATCTGCCCGAGGGCCCGGTCATCAACTGGTTCGCGCCAAATCTCACCGAGTGGCTGGAACCGATGCTCGCGCACCTCAAGCAGCAGGGCGCCTTCTCGGTGAAGATGGGCCCGCCGGTCATCATCCGGCGCTGGGAGGCGGGCTCCATCAAGCAGGGCATCCAGAGCCCGGATGTGAAGCGGCTGCGGGACATCGAGGCCGACTTCATCGAACCGCGCGCCTTCGAGGTGGCGGACAAACTGCGGCGCATGGGCTGGCAGCAGGGGGAGGACGGGGGCGCCGGCTTCGGGGACGTACAGCCCCGCTACGTCTATCAGGTACCGCTGGCGAATCGCTCCCTGGAAGAGGTCCACAAGAACTTCAACCAGCTGTGGCGCCGCAACATCAAGAAGGCCGAGAAGTCGGGCGTCGAGGTCGTCCAGGGCGGCTACCAGGACCTCGAGGAATGGCAGCGGCTGTACGAGATCACGGCCGTCCGGGACCACTTCCGGCCGCGCCCGCTGTCGTACTTCCAGCGTATGTGGACGGCCCTCAACACCGAGGACCCCAACCGCATGCGGCTGTACTTCGCCCGGCACAACGGCGTGAACCTGTCTGCGGCGACGATGCTGGTCGTCGGCGGTCACGTCTGGTACTCCTACGGCGCCTCCGACAACATCGGCCGGGAGGTCCGGCCCTCGAACGCGATGCAGTGGCGGATGCTCCGCGACGCCTACGCGCTCGGCGCGACCGTCTACGACCTGCGGGGCATCTCCGACTCGCTGGACGAGACCGACCACCTCTTCGGGCTGATCCAGTTCAAGGTGGGCACGGGCGGCCAGGCCGCCGAGTACCTCGGTGAGTGGGACTTCCCGCTGAACAAGCTGCTCCACAAGGCGCTCGACATCTACATGTCGCGCCGCTGA
- the rplI gene encoding 50S ribosomal protein L9, translating to MKIILTHEVSGLGAAGDVVDVKDGYARNYLIPRKFAIRWTKGGEKDVEQIRRARKIHEIQTIEQANSVKAQLEGVKVRLAVRSGDAGRLFGSVTPADVASAIKASGGPEVDKRRIELGAPIKTLGAHETSVRLHPEVAAKVNIEVVAA from the coding sequence ATGAAGATCATCCTCACCCACGAGGTCTCCGGCCTCGGTGCCGCGGGCGACGTCGTCGACGTCAAGGACGGTTACGCTCGCAACTACCTGATCCCGCGGAAGTTCGCTATCCGCTGGACCAAGGGTGGCGAGAAGGACGTCGAGCAGATCCGTCGCGCTCGCAAGATCCACGAGATCCAGACCATCGAGCAGGCCAACTCTGTGAAGGCCCAGCTCGAGGGCGTCAAGGTCCGTCTGGCCGTTCGCTCCGGCGACGCCGGTCGTCTCTTCGGTTCCGTGACTCCGGCCGACGTTGCTTCGGCGATCAAGGCTTCCGGTGGCCCCGAGGTCGACAAGCGCCGCATTGAGCTGGGCGCGCCGATCAAGACGCTGGGCGCCCACGAGACGTCCGTGCGTCTGCACCCCGAGGTGGCCGCCAAGGTCAACATCGAGGTCGTCGCGGCCTGA
- a CDS encoding penicillin-binding protein, translating into MSEHRRKPPQPQGGGRAAARRGQSGSSPGRRAAPRGATGSASDSYGTSSHESDSYGPGGEERPYGGRAEARRATQRSGGGRRRAAEPAGRGRRPGGPGGPGRGRATASDKKRIIDYPRAGKYGVARWVPSWKLVTGLFIAFFGSMVAVAGLAYAMVTVPTLADTAKAQNNVYYWSDKSEMVATGGETNRQEVNLSQIPKAMQNAVISQENKTFYTDSGIDPKGIARAVFNMARGGETQGGSTITQQYVKNAMLDDQSQTISRKFKEIFVSVKVGSTVSKDKIMEGYLNSAYYGRGAYGIQAAARAYFDKDAAKLNPGECAFLSAMLKGATYYDPAGATSFDPAATDEANSKRALRQMQNTLDKMVEYRHLDAATRAKYKTLPDWKNPRSNNELSGQVGYLVDLANASLVRNSDKTGITERKLREGGLSIYTTFDKKKVNELKAAVETVQKKNIKPKERPKTDKYVQFGGASVDPTTGAIKAIYGGEDATKHFTNNADVTGAQVGSTFKPFVLAAAMKWGVRDKDLPENQAQDERTKVNPQSLYSGQNDLKIKNYDGSIWKNEDGKEWLQENDGKQSYGAPPGYKINLREAMRESVNSAFVQLGMDVGLDKVKESAMDAGLLEGSLTGTGYPSFSIGISDPSAIRMAGAYATFAASGKQREPFSVLKVTGKDGTVYTHEDETQEAFDPDVADNVTDVLKTVVKDGTGTNAQLSDRQVAGKTGTTDGNKSAWFVGYTRQLSTSISMFRYDDNEQSKNRTFLKMYGTGGQEKIHGASFPSEIWHDYMEQAVKGTQPLPFPTPAPIGVVVNDVPSPTPTPTVSDSPSASPTPSPTPSESEASPTPTESESCQFEWQCTGDTGGTDTGGTDGGVTSSPTPTESEGNTRGNGNGGLFGGPSG; encoded by the coding sequence ATGAGCGAGCACCGTCGCAAACCGCCGCAGCCGCAGGGAGGCGGACGTGCCGCGGCCCGACGCGGCCAGTCCGGCTCGTCCCCAGGTCGCCGTGCGGCACCGCGAGGCGCCACCGGGTCTGCGTCCGACTCCTATGGGACCAGTTCCCACGAGTCGGATTCCTATGGTCCGGGAGGCGAGGAGCGTCCGTACGGCGGCCGCGCCGAGGCCCGGCGGGCTACACAGAGAAGCGGCGGCGGCCGGCGCAGAGCGGCCGAACCCGCCGGACGCGGTCGACGCCCCGGCGGCCCAGGCGGGCCCGGGCGTGGCCGCGCGACCGCTTCCGACAAGAAGCGGATCATCGACTACCCGCGCGCCGGCAAGTACGGCGTGGCGCGCTGGGTGCCGTCGTGGAAGCTGGTCACCGGGCTGTTCATCGCGTTCTTCGGCAGCATGGTGGCTGTCGCGGGCCTCGCGTACGCCATGGTCACCGTCCCGACCCTCGCCGACACCGCGAAGGCCCAGAACAACGTCTACTACTGGTCCGACAAGTCCGAGATGGTCGCCACGGGCGGTGAGACGAACCGTCAGGAGGTCAACCTCTCGCAGATCCCCAAGGCGATGCAGAACGCCGTGATCTCGCAGGAGAACAAGACCTTCTACACCGACAGCGGCATCGACCCCAAGGGCATCGCCCGCGCCGTGTTCAACATGGCCAGGGGCGGTGAGACGCAGGGCGGCTCCACCATCACCCAGCAGTACGTGAAGAACGCGATGCTGGACGACCAGTCCCAGACCATCTCGCGCAAGTTCAAGGAGATCTTCGTCTCGGTCAAGGTGGGCTCCACCGTGTCCAAGGACAAGATCATGGAGGGCTACCTGAACTCCGCGTACTACGGGCGCGGGGCCTACGGCATCCAGGCGGCCGCGCGAGCGTACTTCGACAAGGACGCCGCCAAGCTGAACCCGGGCGAGTGCGCCTTCCTGTCGGCGATGCTCAAGGGCGCCACGTACTACGACCCCGCGGGTGCGACCAGCTTCGACCCGGCCGCCACCGACGAGGCCAACAGCAAGCGGGCCCTGCGGCAGATGCAGAACACCCTCGACAAGATGGTCGAGTACCGCCATCTGGACGCCGCGACGCGCGCCAAGTACAAGACGCTCCCCGACTGGAAGAACCCGCGCTCGAACAACGAGCTGAGTGGCCAGGTCGGCTACCTCGTCGACCTCGCCAACGCCTCACTGGTCAGGAACAGCGACAAGACGGGAATCACCGAGCGGAAGCTGCGCGAGGGCGGCCTGTCGATCTACACGACCTTCGACAAGAAGAAGGTCAACGAGCTCAAGGCCGCGGTCGAGACCGTTCAGAAGAAGAACATCAAGCCCAAGGAGCGCCCCAAGACGGACAAATACGTCCAGTTCGGCGGGGCTTCCGTGGACCCGACGACCGGGGCCATCAAGGCCATCTACGGCGGTGAGGACGCGACGAAGCACTTCACCAACAACGCCGACGTGACCGGTGCCCAGGTCGGCTCGACCTTCAAGCCGTTCGTGCTCGCGGCGGCAATGAAGTGGGGTGTCCGGGACAAGGATCTCCCGGAGAACCAGGCCCAGGACGAGCGAACCAAGGTCAACCCGCAGAGCCTGTACAGCGGCCAGAACGATCTCAAGATCAAGAACTACGACGGATCGATCTGGAAGAACGAGGACGGCAAGGAGTGGCTCCAGGAGAACGACGGCAAGCAGTCGTACGGCGCTCCTCCGGGCTACAAGATCAACCTCCGCGAGGCCATGAGGGAGTCCGTGAACTCCGCCTTCGTGCAGCTGGGTATGGACGTCGGGCTGGACAAGGTGAAGGAGTCCGCGATGGACGCGGGTCTCCTGGAGGGCAGCCTGACCGGCACCGGCTACCCGTCCTTCTCCATCGGCATCTCCGACCCGAGCGCGATCCGTATGGCGGGCGCGTACGCCACCTTCGCGGCCAGTGGAAAGCAGCGCGAGCCCTTCTCCGTCCTGAAGGTCACGGGCAAGGACGGCACGGTCTACACCCACGAGGACGAGACGCAGGAGGCGTTCGATCCGGACGTCGCCGACAACGTGACGGACGTACTCAAGACCGTGGTCAAGGACGGCACCGGTACCAACGCTCAGCTCAGCGACCGTCAGGTGGCGGGCAAGACCGGTACAACGGACGGCAACAAGTCCGCCTGGTTCGTGGGCTACACCCGACAGCTGTCCACGTCGATCAGCATGTTCCGCTACGACGACAACGAGCAGAGCAAGAACCGCACGTTCCTGAAGATGTACGGAACGGGTGGGCAAGAGAAGATCCACGGCGCCTCGTTCCCGTCCGAGATCTGGCACGACTACATGGAGCAGGCGGTGAAGGGCACGCAGCCGTTGCCCTTCCCGACGCCGGCGCCCATCGGCGTGGTCGTCAACGACGTCCCGAGCCCCACTCCGACCCCCACGGTCAGCGACTCGCCGTCGGCCAGCCCGACGCCGAGTCCGACGCCCAGTGAGTCGGAGGCCTCCCCGACGCCCACGGAGAGCGAGTCCTGCCAGTTCGAGTGGCAGTGCACCGGCGACACCGGCGGCACGGACACCGGTGGCACCGACGGGGGTGTGACGTCCTCACCCACGCCCACGGAGTCGGAAGGCAACACCAGGGGCAACGGCAACGGAGGCCTCTTCGGAGGCCCGTCGGGTTGA
- the rpsR gene encoding 30S ribosomal protein S18: MAKPPVRKPKKKVCAFCKDKVTYVDYKDTNMLRKFISDRGKIRARRVTGNCTQHQRDVATAVKNSREMALLPYTSTAR; the protein is encoded by the coding sequence ATGGCGAAGCCGCCTGTGCGCAAGCCGAAGAAGAAGGTCTGCGCTTTCTGCAAGGACAAGGTCACGTACGTGGACTACAAGGACACGAACATGCTGCGGAAGTTCATTTCCGACCGCGGCAAGATCCGTGCCCGCCGCGTGACCGGCAACTGCACGCAGCACCAGCGTGACGTCGCCACGGCTGTGAAGAACAGCCGTGAGATGGCGCTGCTGCCCTACACCTCCACCGCGCGATAA
- a CDS encoding MATE family efflux transporter, with protein sequence MTQAPAPARAARRQHDREIVALAVPAFGALVAEPLFVLADSAIVGHLGTAQLAGLGVASALLTTAVSIFVFLAYATTAAVARRVGADDLAAAIRQGMDGIWLALLLGATVIAVVLPAAPAIVGLFGTSDTAAPYATTYLRISSFGIPAMLVVLAATGVLRGLQDTRTPLYVAIAGFLANAALNVGLVYGADLGIAGSAWGTVIAQCGMAAAYLVVVVRGARQHGASLRPDAAGIRASAQAGVPLLVRTLSLRAILVIATAVAARLGDADIAAHQIILSLWSLMAFALDAIAIAGQAIIGRYLGADDPQGARAVCRRMVEWGIAAGVVLGLLVVIARPLFLPLFTSDPIVTDAALPALLMVALSQPICGIVFVLDGVLMGAGDGPYLAWAMVLTLVVFTPVALLVPAVGGGLTAIWGAMTLMMTIRMLTLWLRARSGQWLVTGATR encoded by the coding sequence ATGACACAGGCTCCCGCGCCCGCCAGGGCCGCCCGTCGGCAGCATGATCGAGAGATCGTCGCTCTGGCCGTTCCGGCCTTCGGCGCACTCGTCGCCGAGCCCCTCTTCGTCCTTGCCGACAGCGCGATCGTCGGCCACCTGGGCACGGCACAACTCGCCGGCCTCGGCGTCGCCTCGGCTCTTCTCACGACAGCTGTCAGCATCTTCGTCTTCCTCGCCTACGCCACCACGGCCGCCGTCGCCCGGCGTGTTGGCGCGGATGATCTCGCAGCCGCCATCCGTCAAGGCATGGACGGCATCTGGCTGGCACTGCTGCTCGGTGCCACCGTCATTGCGGTTGTCCTGCCCGCGGCACCGGCGATCGTGGGCCTCTTCGGCACTTCCGACACCGCAGCCCCGTACGCGACCACCTACTTGCGGATCTCGTCCTTCGGCATTCCCGCCATGCTGGTTGTCCTTGCCGCGACCGGTGTCCTGCGTGGACTGCAGGACACGCGGACACCTCTGTACGTCGCCATCGCGGGCTTTCTCGCCAACGCCGCCCTCAATGTGGGCCTCGTCTACGGCGCCGACCTCGGCATCGCGGGCTCCGCATGGGGCACCGTCATCGCCCAGTGCGGTATGGCCGCCGCCTATCTGGTGGTCGTCGTCCGCGGTGCCCGGCAGCACGGAGCCTCCCTACGCCCCGACGCCGCCGGGATCCGCGCCTCCGCTCAAGCAGGCGTACCTTTGCTGGTCCGCACACTCTCCCTGCGAGCGATCCTGGTGATCGCCACAGCTGTCGCGGCCCGTCTCGGCGACGCGGATATCGCGGCACACCAGATCATCCTGTCCCTGTGGAGTTTGATGGCCTTCGCCCTCGACGCGATCGCAATCGCTGGACAAGCCATCATCGGGCGCTATCTGGGCGCCGACGACCCCCAAGGCGCCCGAGCCGTCTGCCGCCGCATGGTGGAGTGGGGCATCGCGGCCGGCGTCGTGCTCGGTCTGCTTGTGGTCATCGCCCGGCCACTTTTCCTGCCTCTGTTCACCAGTGATCCGATCGTCACGGACGCCGCACTGCCGGCCCTTCTCATGGTGGCGCTCTCCCAGCCGATCTGCGGGATCGTCTTCGTCCTGGACGGAGTTCTGATGGGAGCGGGCGACGGACCGTACCTCGCCTGGGCGATGGTGCTCACCCTGGTGGTCTTCACCCCTGTGGCCCTGCTCGTCCCTGCGGTCGGTGGCGGTCTCACAGCCATCTGGGGGGCGATGACGCTGATGATGACGATCCGGATGCTGACCCTCTGGCTCCGTGCCCGCTCGGGCCAGTGGCTGGTGACGGGGGCTACGCGCTGA
- a CDS encoding PadR family transcriptional regulator, with protein MSRRSGILEFAVLGLLRESPMHGYELRKRLNTSLGVFRAFSYGTLYPCLKTLVANGWLIEEPGHTSEDALAAPLAGRRAKIVYRLTAEGKEHFEELLSQTGPDAYEDEHFAARFAFFGQTSRDVRMRVLEGRRSRLEERLEKMSASLARTRDRLDDYTLELQRHGMESVEREVRWLNELIESERAGRDLKGPGHGEPARDTTEGAPGVLPRTGDTPGPDTPGDTTT; from the coding sequence ATGAGCCGGCGTTCCGGGATCCTTGAGTTCGCCGTACTCGGCCTGCTCCGCGAGTCCCCGATGCACGGCTACGAGCTGCGCAAGCGACTCAACACGTCGCTGGGTGTGTTCCGTGCGTTCAGCTACGGGACCCTGTACCCCTGCCTCAAGACGCTGGTCGCCAACGGCTGGTTGATCGAAGAGCCGGGGCACACCTCCGAGGACGCCCTCGCCGCGCCACTCGCAGGGCGTCGGGCGAAAATCGTCTACCGGTTGACGGCGGAAGGTAAGGAGCACTTCGAGGAGCTCCTCTCGCAGACCGGGCCCGACGCGTACGAGGACGAGCACTTCGCTGCTCGCTTCGCCTTCTTCGGGCAGACCTCTCGTGATGTGCGCATGCGCGTCCTTGAGGGCCGTCGCAGTCGGCTCGAGGAACGCCTGGAGAAGATGAGCGCCTCTCTGGCGCGCACCCGGGATCGCCTCGACGACTACACGCTTGAGCTCCAGCGCCACGGGATGGAGTCCGTGGAGCGCGAAGTGCGCTGGCTGAACGAGCTCATCGAGAGCGAGCGGGCGGGTCGGGACCTCAAGGGTCCCGGCCACGGGGAACCCGCTCGCGACACCACAGAGGGAGCGCCGGGCGTTCTGCCCCGGACCGGGGACACCCCCGGTCCGGATACGCCCGGCGACACCACCACGTGA
- a CDS encoding alanine racemase, with translation MALTLYVDTARWRAHHKHVQEQFPGLVPVCKGNGYGFGHERLAEEATRLGSDVLAVGTTYEAARIKDWFGGDLLVLTPYRRGEEPVPLPDRVIRSVSSIDGVYGLVGARVVIEVMSSMKRHGISEQDLPQLHSAIENVRLEGFAIHLPLDRTDGSDAVEEVIGWMDRLRAARLPLHTMFVSHLKAEDLARLQQQFPQTRFRARIGTRLWLGDHDATEYRGAVLDVSRVAKGDRFGYRQQKAASDGFLVVVAGGTSHGVGLEAPKALHGVMPRAKGVARAGLATVNRNLSPFVWGGKQRWFAEPPHMQVSILFVPADAQEPTVGDELVAHLRHTTTQFDRIVDR, from the coding sequence ATGGCGCTCACGCTCTACGTCGACACCGCGCGCTGGCGGGCGCACCACAAGCACGTGCAGGAGCAGTTCCCGGGGCTCGTCCCCGTCTGCAAGGGCAACGGCTACGGCTTCGGACACGAGCGGCTGGCGGAGGAGGCCACGCGCCTGGGCTCGGACGTCCTCGCCGTGGGCACGACGTACGAGGCCGCCCGGATCAAGGACTGGTTCGGCGGTGACCTGCTGGTGCTGACGCCGTACCGGCGCGGCGAGGAGCCCGTGCCCCTGCCCGACCGGGTCATCCGCTCGGTGTCCTCGATCGACGGGGTCTACGGCCTGGTGGGTGCGCGCGTGGTCATCGAGGTGATGTCTTCGATGAAGCGCCATGGCATCAGCGAGCAGGACCTGCCCCAGCTGCACTCGGCCATAGAGAACGTCCGCCTGGAGGGCTTCGCCATCCACCTGCCGCTGGACCGCACCGACGGCTCGGACGCCGTCGAGGAGGTCATCGGCTGGATGGACCGGCTGCGCGCGGCCCGGCTGCCGCTGCACACGATGTTCGTCAGTCACCTCAAGGCCGAGGATCTCGCCCGGCTCCAACAGCAGTTCCCGCAGACCCGCTTCCGCGCCCGTATCGGTACGCGGCTGTGGCTGGGCGACCACGACGCCACCGAGTACCGCGGTGCCGTTCTGGACGTCTCGCGTGTGGCCAAGGGCGACCGCTTCGGCTACCGGCAGCAAAAGGCCGCCTCCGACGGCTTCCTGGTGGTCGTGGCGGGCGGAACCTCGCACGGAGTGGGGCTGGAGGCCCCCAAGGCGCTGCACGGCGTCATGCCGCGGGCCAAGGGCGTCGCCCGCGCCGGCCTCGCCACCGTCAACCGGAACCTTTCTCCGTTCGTCTGGGGCGGCAAGCAGCGCTGGTTCGCCGAGCCGCCGCACATGCAGGTGTCGATCCTGTTCGTGCCTGCCGACGCCCAGGAGCCCACGGTCGGCGACGAGCTGGTGGCCCATCTGCGGCACACCACCACGCAGTTCGACCGGATCGTCGACCGCTGA
- a CDS encoding glycosyltransferase 87 family protein: protein MCDMPSAESTQASVHEPEPVRPTKEDAVAAAGSELIGGPLGRRALLGTSWWSPVRVIVLVAIGMFVLGLVQKAPCYNGAWFFGASSQYTHACYSDIPHLYQGRGFADGLVPYFDKLPGDMQYLEYPVLTGVFMEVASWITPGSGSIQDQEQWYWMVNAGMLMACAAVIAVCVTRTHARRPWDGLLVALAPAFALTATINWDLLAVALTAVAMLMWSRGRSLAFGVLLGLATAAKLYPFLLLGPLLLLCWRAGRWRQFGTALVGAVVAWLVVNLPVMLFAFDGWSKFYTFSQERGVDFGSFWLIWVQNSNDPPGTDSVNTMATLLMLLCSAGVAALALTAPRRPRFAQLAFLIVAAFILTNKVYSPQYVLWLVPLAALARPKWRDFLIWQACEVAYFLGIWMYLAYTTSGDAHKGLPTDGYHWSVALHLLGTLYLCAVVVRDILMPERDVVRLNGDDDPSGGVLDGAEDVFVLGPSAHPPRHAAHFDGPQVEWGSRGAGSPAPPSTDSSL from the coding sequence ATGTGCGACATGCCCAGCGCAGAATCTACGCAAGCGAGCGTGCACGAGCCGGAGCCGGTGCGGCCGACGAAGGAGGACGCGGTCGCCGCGGCCGGCAGCGAACTGATCGGCGGCCCCCTGGGGCGGCGCGCCCTGCTCGGCACGTCCTGGTGGTCTCCCGTCCGGGTGATCGTTCTGGTGGCGATCGGCATGTTCGTCCTCGGCCTGGTCCAGAAAGCGCCCTGCTACAACGGCGCCTGGTTCTTCGGCGCCAGTTCGCAGTACACGCACGCCTGCTACTCCGACATCCCGCACCTGTACCAGGGGCGTGGTTTCGCCGACGGGCTCGTCCCGTACTTCGACAAGCTGCCCGGCGACATGCAGTACCTCGAATACCCGGTGCTCACCGGCGTGTTCATGGAGGTCGCCTCGTGGATCACACCCGGCAGCGGCAGCATCCAGGACCAGGAGCAGTGGTACTGGATGGTCAACGCCGGGATGCTGATGGCGTGCGCCGCCGTCATCGCCGTATGCGTGACCCGCACGCATGCCCGGCGCCCCTGGGACGGTCTGCTGGTCGCGCTGGCGCCCGCCTTCGCCCTGACCGCCACCATCAACTGGGACCTTCTGGCAGTCGCTCTGACGGCCGTCGCGATGCTGATGTGGTCACGGGGCCGCTCGCTCGCCTTCGGCGTCCTGCTGGGGCTCGCCACGGCCGCCAAGCTCTATCCCTTTCTCCTGCTGGGCCCCTTGCTCCTGCTGTGCTGGCGCGCGGGCAGGTGGCGGCAGTTCGGCACGGCTCTGGTGGGCGCCGTGGTCGCCTGGCTGGTGGTGAACCTGCCGGTGATGCTCTTCGCTTTCGACGGCTGGTCGAAGTTCTACACGTTCAGCCAGGAGCGGGGTGTCGACTTCGGTTCCTTCTGGCTGATCTGGGTCCAGAACTCGAACGACCCGCCCGGCACCGACTCCGTCAACACCATGGCCACGCTGCTGATGCTGCTGTGCAGCGCCGGTGTCGCGGCCCTGGCCCTCACCGCTCCGCGCCGCCCGCGCTTCGCCCAGCTCGCCTTTCTGATCGTCGCGGCCTTCATCCTCACCAACAAGGTGTACTCGCCGCAGTACGTCCTGTGGCTGGTGCCGCTCGCCGCGTTGGCCCGGCCGAAGTGGCGGGACTTCCTGATCTGGCAGGCGTGCGAGGTGGCGTACTTCCTGGGGATCTGGATGTACCTCGCGTACACCACCAGCGGAGACGCTCACAAGGGCCTGCCGACCGACGGCTACCACTGGTCCGTCGCCCTGCACCTGCTGGGCACGCTGTACCTGTGTGCGGTGGTCGTGCGCGACATCCTCATGCCCGAGCGGGACGTGGTGCGCCTGAACGGTGACGACGATCCCTCGGGCGGCGTGCTCGACGGTGCGGAGGACGTCTTCGTTCTCGGTCCCTCCGCGCATCCGCCGCGACACGCGGCCCACTTCGACGGGCCTCAGGTGGAGTGGGGCAGCCGGGGAGCCGGGTCTCCTGCTCCGCCCTCCACAGACAGTTCGCTCTGA
- a CDS encoding single-stranded DNA-binding protein: MAGETVITVVGNLVDDPELRFTPSGAAVAKFRVASTPRTFDRQTNEWKDGESLFLTCSVWRQAAENVAESLQRGMRVIVQGRLKQRSYEDREGVKRTVYELDVEEVGASLRNATAKVTKTTGRGGQGQGGYGGGGGGAQGGGSWGGSSGGGQQGGGAAPADDPWATGAPAGGNQGGGGGGGGWGGNSGGSGSGGGYSDEPPF, from the coding sequence ATGGCAGGCGAGACCGTCATCACGGTCGTCGGCAATCTTGTCGACGACCCCGAGCTGCGCTTCACCCCTTCCGGTGCGGCGGTCGCGAAGTTCCGTGTCGCGTCCACTCCCCGCACCTTCGACCGTCAGACCAACGAGTGGAAGGACGGCGAGAGCCTGTTCCTGACCTGCTCGGTCTGGCGTCAGGCGGCGGAGAACGTCGCCGAATCGCTCCAGCGAGGCATGCGCGTCATCGTGCAGGGCCGGCTGAAGCAGCGGTCCTACGAGGACCGTGAGGGCGTCAAGCGCACGGTCTACGAACTGGACGTCGAGGAAGTCGGCGCCAGCCTGCGCAATGCCACGGCCAAGGTCACCAAGACCACTGGCCGCGGTGGGCAGGGCCAGGGCGGTTACGGCGGTGGCGGCGGTGGCGCCCAGGGTGGCGGTAGCTGGGGCGGAAGCTCCGGCGGCGGCCAGCAGGGCGGCGGCGCAGCTCCCGCCGACGACCCGTGGGCGACCGGCGCTCCTGCCGGTGGCAACCAGGGCGGTGGCGGCGGTGGCGGCGGCTGGGGTGGTAACTCCGGCGGCAGCGGCAGCGGCGGCGGCTACTCGGACGAGCCCCCCTTCTAG
- the rpsF gene encoding 30S ribosomal protein S6, which yields MRHYEVMVILDPDLEERAVAPLIENFLSVVREGNGKVEKVDTWGRRRLSYEIKKKPEGIYSVIDLQAEPAVVKELDRQMNLNESVLRTKVLRPETH from the coding sequence ATGCGTCACTACGAGGTGATGGTCATCCTCGACCCCGATCTGGAGGAGCGCGCTGTCGCCCCGCTGATCGAGAACTTCCTCTCCGTCGTCCGTGAGGGCAACGGAAAGGTCGAGAAGGTCGACACCTGGGGCCGTCGTCGTCTCTCGTACGAGATCAAGAAGAAGCCTGAGGGCATCTACTCGGTCATCGACCTGCAGGCCGAGCCTGCGGTCGTCAAGGAGCTCGACCGCCAGATGAACCTGAACGAGTCGGTCCTCCGGACCAAGGTCCTCCGCCCCGAGACCCACTGA